A portion of the Hoplias malabaricus isolate fHopMal1 chromosome 1, fHopMal1.hap1, whole genome shotgun sequence genome contains these proteins:
- the gckr gene encoding glucokinase regulatory protein — protein MQHWEQSSYEPFLPISEKSNPITNNIDIAGPEEIVQMLQICDAEIFDRTSHEEATYQKLSSCSMVQTMVNISKKVGMILKDPEESLIVLSGCGTSGRVAFLLATSFNRWLAALHQKQIYSYIIAGGDKALLTSQEAPEDNPSLGALMLDKASTGKKHVLFIGISCGLSAPFVAGQLNYCLNNLEVFTPVVIGFNPVNMARTETMLDFPFHFKGIAERMSKMEEQGKAFVLNPVVGPEAITGSSRMKGGSATKVILDTVLLAGHEAVYSNSTITPGVILASISMKQKVQEMTYSQSDKLAALIQRAGMSLRSNGHVYYFGWQTLGIIGIIDASECIPTFGAGFEDIRGFINRGFSEINNKEGDLSSKGPQFIIDHKDFMKTVLPSVTDNDMVIFLFTVKDDLSEVTLLAERVRQNTTNLHAIIHDLEIHCVPERVQGMFMSVLNITWPSSFNMQCSVVMKQHWELSTKLCLNAISTGAHILKGKVYMNYMIDVRVTNSKLYRRAICILQKFTNCTQAQCETALLRSVYDMEELTDEIRSADVTKHTLRANQMDRVVPTSVVMLHSGCTLAEAKFHLDAQPTIREAVAASLTIS, from the exons ATGCAACACTGGGAG CAGTCAAGTTATGAACCATTTTTACCCATCTCAGAAAAATCCAATCCAATCACTAACAACATTGACATAGCAGGCCCCGAAGAAATTGTACAAATGCTGCAAATATGTGATGCAGAAATTTTTGACAGAACGTCACATGAAGAAGCCACATATCAG aaACTGAGTAGCTGTTCTATGGTACAAACTATGGTGAATATATCAAAGAAAGTGGGAATGATTCTTAAG GATCCAGAAGAGAGTCTGATTGTTTTGAGTGGTTGTGGGACCTCAGGCCGTGTTGCATTTCTTCTGGCG ACTTCTTTTAACAGATGGCTTGCAGCCCTTCATCAAAAGCAAATCTATTCTTACATCATCGCTGGAGGTGACAA GGCCCTGCTGACATCACAGGAGGCTCCGGAGGACAACCCCTCGTTGGGTGCACTCATGCTGGACAAG GCTTCTACAGGCAAGAAGCATGTCCTCTTCATTGGAATTTCCTGTGGTTTGTCT GCTCCTTTTGTTGCTGGCCAGCTTAACTATTGTCTGAATAATTTGGAGGTCTTCACTCCAGTGGTAATTGGATTCAACCCTGTGAACATGGCTCG GACTGAGACTATGTTGGACtttccatttcatttcaaagGCATCGCTGAGAGAATGAGTAAAATGGAGGAACAAGGAAAAGCCTTTGTGCTGAATCCAGTAGTGGGG CCTGAAGCTATTACTGGATCATCAAGAATGAAAGGAGGAAGTGCCACAAAAGTAATACTGGATACAGTCCTTTTGGCAGGACATGAAGCTGTTTACAGTAACAGCACCATAACTCCTGG TGTTATTTTAGCCTCGATCAGCATGAAGCAGAAGGTTCAGGAAATGACTTACTCACAGAGTGATAAACTGGCTGCTCTGATTCAGAGAGCTGGAATGAG CCTTCGAAGCAATGGGCATGTCTATTACTTTGGATGGCAGACTCTTGGAATTATCGGGATTATTGATGCCAGTGAATGCATTCCAACGTTTGGAGCAG GCTTTGAAGATATCAGAGGCTTTATTAACAGAGGCTTTagtgaaataaacaacaaagaGGGAGATCTGTCATCTAAG GGACCACAATTTATTATTGATCACAAGGATTTTATGAAGACAGTTTTGCCCAGTGTGACAGACAATGACATGGTGATATTTCTCTTCACGGTGAAGG ATGACCTGAGTGAGGTCACGCTGCTGGCTGAGCGTGTGAGACAAAACACAACCAACCTCCATGCAATCATCCATGACCTTGAAATACACTGTGTTCCT GAAAGAGTACAAGGAATGTTTATGTCTGTCCTCAACATCACATGGCCCTCATCTTTTAACATGCAGTGCTCTGTAGTAATG AAACAGCACTGGGAGCTTTCCACCAAATTGTGCCTTAATGCAATCAGCACAGGAGCTCATATACTAAAGGGAAAAGTGTACATGAATTACATGATAGATGTCAGAGTAACCAACAGCAAACTGTATAGAAGAGCCATTTGCATATTGCAG AAATTCACAAATTGCACCCAAGCCCAGTGTGAAACAGCTCTGCTGAGATCTGTCTATGACATGGAGGAGCTGACTGATGAGATAAGGTCAGCAGATGTGACAAAGCACACACTTAGAGCTAATCAGATGGACAGG GTAGTTCCAACTTCTGTTGTGATGCTTCATTCTGGCTGCACTCTTGCAGAGGCAAAATTCCACTTAGATGCTCAGCCTACTATTCGAGAAGCAGTAGCAGCTTCCCTGACGATCTCTTAA
- the si:ch73-340m8.2 gene encoding tyrosine-protein kinase Src42A isoform X1, whose protein sequence is MGNCGCSCECCLPCCKKEEKKPIKPRRVMSRYEYHCRTLKDLKINRGDILEVIDETPHWLYVKKRTVNGDKQKGFVEEQGYVPKDFVKPLDSLEAKPWYFENVRNRIEAKRCLQRPENHEGAFLVWRSTETNYLYLSVKNGPHARHYKIREGEIEKQFYLVNQKTFPTLCELVDYYSNQERLCTRLNAPCVMLDRPSLPCLSYDALWEVDRSLLTKVEKLGSGEFAEVWHGVWNNMIDVAIKEFRVSNPEIQTEINIMKEIQHERLLQLYGVCTVNQPFCIVTELMKNGSLKKHLISHRMKKDIAFSLMIGFAVQVTEGMAYLESNNIVHRDLRADNILLTDMQFCKIADFGLAHFALPGDHEHTSAVKIPVKWMAPEIFCGNKYTSQCDVWSFGILLTEIITYGNDPYPELDKIKCILAIRRGYRMECPSDCPLTLYEIMLLCWSTNPEDRPGFTALKHRLMALDPEPISELDSVDVELNKDSSDCLSEAN, encoded by the exons ATGGGTAACTGTGGCTGCTCGTGTGAATGCTGCTTGCCTTGctgtaaaaaagaagaaaaaaagccaATCAAACCTCGCAGAGTTATGTCCCGCTATGAATACCACTGCCGTACCCTCAAGGACCTGAAGATTAACAGAGGAGATATACTGGAAGTAATAGATGAAACTCCACATTGGCTTTATGTGAAGAAGCGTACAGTCAATGGTGATAAGCAGAAGGGATTTGTGGAGGAACAGGGCTATGTTCCCAAAGACTTTGTcaaacctttggacagtttGGAGGCCAAGCC ATGGTATTTTGAAAATGTCAGAAACCGCATTGAGGCCAAGAGATGTCTGCAGAGACCAGAAAACCATGAAGGAGCATTTCTTGTGTGGAGGAGTACAGAGACCAATTACTTATACCTCTCAG tgaagaATGGACCACATGCAAGACACTACAAAATTAGAGAGGGAGAAATTGAGAAGCAGTTTTATCTTGTGAATCAGAAAACGTTCCCAACTCTATGTGAGTTAGTGGACTACTATTCCAATCAGGAACGACTCTGTACTCGCCTAAATGCCCCCTGTGTTATG CTCGACCGACCATCCCTTCCATGTCTGTCATATGATGCACTTTGGGAAGTGGATAGAAGTTTACTGACAAAGGTGGAGAAACTTGGCAGTGGGGAATTTGCCGAAGTGTGGCATGGAGTGTGGAACAATATGATCGATGTAGCCATTAAAGAGTTCAgag TCAGTAACCCAGAGATCCAGACAGAGATTAATATCATGAAGGAGATTCAGCATGAACGCCTACTGCAGCTCTATGGCGTGTGCACGGTCAATCAGCCCTTCTGTATTGTCACAGAGCTCATGAAAAAtggaagtttgaagaaacaccTCATCA gCCACAGAATGAAAAAAGATATTGCATTTTCACTCATGATTGGCTTCGCAGTACAG GTTACAGAAGGGATGGCATATCTTGAGAGTAACAATATAGTTCACAGAGACCTGAGAGCTGATAACATCTTACTCACTGACATGCAGTTCTGCAAGATAGCTGATTTTGGACTGGCTCATTTTGCTTTACCAGGAGACCACGAACATACTTCAG cAGTAAAAATTCCTGTAAAATGGATGGCACCTGAAATTTTCTGTGGAAATAAATACACAAGCCAGTGTGACGTCTGGTCTTTCGGAATCCTCTTAACTGAAATAATCACATATGGCAATGACCCTTATCCAG agctagacaaaataaaatgcattctgGCTATTCGGAGAGGATACAGGATGGAGTGTCCATCAGACTGTCCCCTAACACTGTATGAAATCATGCTGCTGTGCTGGAGTACCAACCCTGAAGATAGACCTGGGTTTACAGCACTGAAGCACAGGTTAATGGCACTGGATCCTGAACCCATTTCTGAGTTGGACTCTGTGGATGTAGAACTGAACAAAGATAGTTCTGATTGTCTTTCTGAAGCAAACTAA
- the si:ch73-340m8.2 gene encoding tyrosine-protein kinase Src42A isoform X2, with product MGNCGCSCECCLPCCKKEEKKPIKPRRVMSRYEYHCRTLKDLKINRGDILEVIDETPHWLYVKKRTVNGDKQKGFVEEQGYVPKDFVKPLDSLEAKPWYFENVRNRIEAKRCLQRPENHEGAFLVWRSTETNYLYLSVKNGPHARHYKIREGEIEKQFYLVNQKTFPTLCELVDYYSNQERLCTRLNAPCVMLDRPSLPCLSYDALWEVDRSLLTKVEKLGSGEFAEVWHGVWNNMIDVAIKEFRVSNPEIQTEINIMKEIQHERLLQLYGVCTVNQPFCIVTELMKNGSLKKHLISHRMKKDIAFSLMIGFAVQVTEGMAYLESNNIVHRDLRADNILLTDMQFCKIADFGLAHFALPGDHEHTSVKIPVKWMAPEIFCGNKYTSQCDVWSFGILLTEIITYGNDPYPELDKIKCILAIRRGYRMECPSDCPLTLYEIMLLCWSTNPEDRPGFTALKHRLMALDPEPISELDSVDVELNKDSSDCLSEAN from the exons ATGGGTAACTGTGGCTGCTCGTGTGAATGCTGCTTGCCTTGctgtaaaaaagaagaaaaaaagccaATCAAACCTCGCAGAGTTATGTCCCGCTATGAATACCACTGCCGTACCCTCAAGGACCTGAAGATTAACAGAGGAGATATACTGGAAGTAATAGATGAAACTCCACATTGGCTTTATGTGAAGAAGCGTACAGTCAATGGTGATAAGCAGAAGGGATTTGTGGAGGAACAGGGCTATGTTCCCAAAGACTTTGTcaaacctttggacagtttGGAGGCCAAGCC ATGGTATTTTGAAAATGTCAGAAACCGCATTGAGGCCAAGAGATGTCTGCAGAGACCAGAAAACCATGAAGGAGCATTTCTTGTGTGGAGGAGTACAGAGACCAATTACTTATACCTCTCAG tgaagaATGGACCACATGCAAGACACTACAAAATTAGAGAGGGAGAAATTGAGAAGCAGTTTTATCTTGTGAATCAGAAAACGTTCCCAACTCTATGTGAGTTAGTGGACTACTATTCCAATCAGGAACGACTCTGTACTCGCCTAAATGCCCCCTGTGTTATG CTCGACCGACCATCCCTTCCATGTCTGTCATATGATGCACTTTGGGAAGTGGATAGAAGTTTACTGACAAAGGTGGAGAAACTTGGCAGTGGGGAATTTGCCGAAGTGTGGCATGGAGTGTGGAACAATATGATCGATGTAGCCATTAAAGAGTTCAgag TCAGTAACCCAGAGATCCAGACAGAGATTAATATCATGAAGGAGATTCAGCATGAACGCCTACTGCAGCTCTATGGCGTGTGCACGGTCAATCAGCCCTTCTGTATTGTCACAGAGCTCATGAAAAAtggaagtttgaagaaacaccTCATCA gCCACAGAATGAAAAAAGATATTGCATTTTCACTCATGATTGGCTTCGCAGTACAG GTTACAGAAGGGATGGCATATCTTGAGAGTAACAATATAGTTCACAGAGACCTGAGAGCTGATAACATCTTACTCACTGACATGCAGTTCTGCAAGATAGCTGATTTTGGACTGGCTCATTTTGCTTTACCAGGAGACCACGAACATACTTCAG TAAAAATTCCTGTAAAATGGATGGCACCTGAAATTTTCTGTGGAAATAAATACACAAGCCAGTGTGACGTCTGGTCTTTCGGAATCCTCTTAACTGAAATAATCACATATGGCAATGACCCTTATCCAG agctagacaaaataaaatgcattctgGCTATTCGGAGAGGATACAGGATGGAGTGTCCATCAGACTGTCCCCTAACACTGTATGAAATCATGCTGCTGTGCTGGAGTACCAACCCTGAAGATAGACCTGGGTTTACAGCACTGAAGCACAGGTTAATGGCACTGGATCCTGAACCCATTTCTGAGTTGGACTCTGTGGATGTAGAACTGAACAAAGATAGTTCTGATTGTCTTTCTGAAGCAAACTAA